The stretch of DNA GGAGTAGGTCAAAATTTTGTCAAACAAAATCAGGAAGTTCTCGTTGTATATGTATAGCAGCATATAGAGATTAATGGAAGAGATTCATATTGAAGGGATGATTTTGGGTGATGAGAGCCTTGTGTGATGATATGGCTTGCACTGCTTGTGTGATGGTCATGGCCGGTGCATGATGATTGGAATGCTGGAATTAAGTGGCTTGCGTGTGTTTGGAATCGAAACTGAAACATGCTTGTGGATATATCTGCCTGACTGCCTATTTGTATTGAAGTGATGTCTTGTCTCTGCTTACTAAGTCTGTTTTGGAGGGGAAAAGAATGAGGAGTCGTCAAATAGCAGCAGTAAACCAGAGGAGGTTTGCACAGTCCAGATGTATGAATGAGTCTCGAGGGTACTGTAGTTTGTGCGGAAGTATTGAAAAGGAAGTCGTAGGAGGAGTAGGCACATGTCATGATGCTTCAAGTTTGGAGGTGTTGTTGGAAATTGGTTTTGCCATTCAAGCACACAGACTGAATTGAAGGCAGAGTGGCACGGAAAGGTAGGGAGCGAGAGCAGAGCAGGCTTCTCGCCGCAAGTGCAATGCCAATGCAATTAGGCAAAGCAGGTCGAGACAGCTAGGTAGGTAGGCGGCCATGGACAGCATTGTGACAGCTGACGACCATGGCTGGAGCCTGCTGGATGTCGGACGATGCTCCGATCCGTTGCCGTTCTTTAGTAGTAGAACTAGTAATGCAGGAGATGGCATCTCCATCGGCATGCTTCCAGGAGGACTGGACTGCCGGCAGGGCAGGGGAATGAATTGCCTGAAGCGTTGTTCAAGCGAGGGCCTCTCAACATCGTACCCACCGGCCAATGGCAGCTGCTGCCCAGCAACGTCCTTCTTCCTTGCTTGCCATTGCCCCCATCCATTCCCTGGTAGCCTTGTATGCCCGCCCGTTCCGTCGTCCGTGATGCCTTGCCACCATTCCGTCCGTTCCATGATCTCACTACTCCCTACCCGTCCTCATTAATGCGGGACCCCACCCACATTAAGAACCAACCAGAGATACATCCCTCCCCTCCATTAAACAAGCAAGGCTCCTGCTGCTCCTTGGACAGGacaggagggagagggaggagagcCAACAGCAACAATGGGGATCTGCTGCAGCAAGGCCAAGGCGCCAGCAGGGGACctcgacgacggcgagcaaggattccCATGGATGCACGACGACCTGTTCCACCGCCACCTCTGGACCAGCGCCGCCGTCTCCATGCACACCAAGCAAGGCTGGAAGGGTGCCAACCAGGACGCCATGACCGTCTCCCAGGTGAACACCCATGACTTCTCTCTACCGCCCAGAGGGCCTAGCGAGCTCTCCCTTGGCCTCCTTGTAAGTACGTCTCGTTTTGGCGTCACACAAGCTGCCACAAGGCATGGTGCTGCTACTGTTACCATGCCAACTTTAATTTGCTTACCCACTGCAACTTGCATCCACAACTCTTCCCCTCTTTTTTTCCCCCACACCGTTGCATCCGCAACTTTGTTTTCTTGTTTAACAATAATGCACCTTTGGATCCATCTCGACTTACGGCAACCTGAAATGCACCTAATGTTCCAACCACCTGTGTTTCTGGGTGTTGTTGCAAGCTTTTCTACCCAGTACTTCACTAAAATTTACTGCCTAATGAAATATGTAGGAAGGGGGGCAAACAAAAAATGAATTtttacaaactaaaatttgccTCAAGTTATGTACTTCACTACCTTTACTGCCCACCAATGTCCTGAATGTTTGAATTCACCTCCATATCTTGTACTACATTATTAGCATCTCCAATGCAAGTACATAATGCCTTTCTCTTTTATATGCACAATAATTCGATTAATCTTGATGTGTCACAATTGTGTCAAGATGCTTAGGACTTTGCTGGCCACAAAGGCCACATCTTCTGCGGGGTATTTGATGGGCATGGCCCTCTTGGCCGAGAAGTTGCTCGCCGTGTCCGCGACACCCTTCCCTTGAAACTATCCTCTGCTTTGAAGCCGaaaactgaagaagaagaagatccgtcAACCCATACTTCCAAGCTCACAACTGAAGAAGACCACTCAAGCAATACAGATTTGGATTCCTGTGACAAGTCAGACTCCACCTCGTTTAGTGATGATACAACCGATGAGAAGCTCCTGTTCTCAACTTGGAAGAACGTATTTGTGAAGGCATTTGATCAGGTGGATGAGGAGCTCAGGCAACATTCAGGAATTGACTGCATTTGCAGTGGCACCACAGCAGTCACTGTTGTTAGGCAGGTACTAATGCTACTATTATTACAAGCTTGCAAGCTGCAACTTATTGTGCTGGTAATAATAAATCCCGAAAACATATATATTCTCTTgtgttttctttttttctcaGTAAACCTGTACTACTTTTGGTGCACAGTAAAATTAGGATTACGAAAGAGCATGAGCTGAATTAGCTGAGTTGGAAGCCCTGTTTTATTTACTGTATTCCCAATTATCCATAGAGCAACATAACCAAAGTATAAATCTTATTCTGTTCCCCAATTATCCTTCTCATGTCAAGGGTGATCACTTGATTATCGCCAATTTGGGTGACTCGCGTGCTGTTCTTTGTACCCGGGACAGCAAGGACCGTATGATCGCAGTCCAACTGACCACTGACTTGAAGCCAGATCTTCCAAGTGAGCTAGCATCTAAACATCTCATTTCTCAGTTCTTGAAATATATGTGTATCTTTCTTGATTGCATTTGTACATTGTTGTGCACTGGCGATAGGTGAACTCGCAAGGATTCTGGATTGCAAGGGGCGAGTTTTCGCCATGGATGACGAACCAGACGTGCCCAGAATGTGGTTGCCGGACCAAGATGCACCAGGCCTTGCCATGGCAAGGGCCTTTGGGGACTTCTGCCTGAAGAACCATGGCCTTATCTGTACACCTGAAGTCTACTACAGGAAGTTATCTGAAAAGGACGAGTTCTTGGTGCTTGCAACTGATGGGGTAATAAATTCATTTATTTGATTGACAATTTCAGATTTCCATCACTTTCATTTTAAGAAGAATTTTGCAATCGTATTCCAAATGTTCTGGGTACAAAATAGCATAAATCCCTTTTATGATTAGACTGACAATAGAAACTGTTAACTGAAAAGACATTTCTCTGTCATCGATTTATTTCATGATAGGTTTAGCTGATAACGATTTGTTCGGACAATATGTTTTTACACTAGCATGAGCAACAAAAGTTCTATTTTACGCTAGCTGGAAAATCATTTCTGTAGCCATTTTCAGTGGCCCGCCttgtttaaaaaaaaaaagaaagattcCATTATGCACCTTTTCAGGGCTACTACAAATTGGGTGTGATTAAGTAGTAGGATAAAGCCTTTATGATAAATTAAAAGCGATTGCTAACTGTACGCTTGAAACCGATACATCACCGTCACCTATTTAATCATTATTCTATACATCTGATTTGTCTAGAGAATACAGAAAATATTGCTAGACTATAGTAGCACAGCATGATGATGAAAAAAATGCAGATTTGGGACATGCTGTCGAACAAGGAAGTGGTGAAGATTGTGTCTTCAGCCAGCGACCCCTCCAAGGCCGCGAGGCAGCTGATCGACCGTGCGGTCCGATCATGGCGGC from Panicum hallii strain FIL2 chromosome 3, PHallii_v3.1, whole genome shotgun sequence encodes:
- the LOC112884795 gene encoding probable protein phosphatase 2C 73; protein product: MGICCSKAKAPAGDLDDGEQGFPWMHDDLFHRHLWTSAAVSMHTKQGWKGANQDAMTVSQDFAGHKGHIFCGVFDGHGPLGREVARRVRDTLPLKLSSALKPKTEEEEDPSTHTSKLTTEEDHSSNTDLDSCDKSDSTSFSDDTTDEKLLFSTWKNVFVKAFDQVDEELRQHSGIDCICSGTTAVTVVRQGDHLIIANLGDSRAVLCTRDSKDRMIAVQLTTDLKPDLPSELARILDCKGRVFAMDDEPDVPRMWLPDQDAPGLAMARAFGDFCLKNHGLICTPEVYYRKLSEKDEFLVLATDGIWDMLSNKEVVKIVSSASDPSKAARQLIDRAVRSWRRKYPTSMVDDCAVVCLFLNRPASRPDEKAPQAVSSFTGSFRKVVSGGRGVEASEEGTTVWRALEGVARANSVMRLPRIGRVLSWRRRSSNSLMDEDDDDRD